The genomic stretch TGGATGTGGGGGCCGATGATTTTTTGAGCAAGCCGGTGGAAAAGATCGAACTCCGGGCCCGGGTTCAGTCCCTGGTCAAGGTCAAGGCCTATTACGATCACATGAAAAATTACCAGAGAGACCTGGAAGCCGAAGTGGCCCGGAGAACCGAACAACTCCAGAAGGCCTTTCTGCGGATCAAGATTGCCTCTCTGGACACCATTTACCGCCTTTCCCGGGCAGCGGAATTTAAAGATGAAGAAACCGGTGCCCACATTCAGCGCATGAGCCAATATGCCGCGACTGTGGCTCGAACCCTGGGATTAAACGAGAAAACCGTAGAATCGATCCTCTATGCCGCACCCATGCACGATGTGGGCAAGATCGGTATCCCGGACCGGATCCTGCTGAAACCGGGGAAATTAAACGACGAAGAATGGAAGATCATGAAACAGCATACCACGATGGGGGCACATATCCTGGGAGGGTCTCAGGCCGGCTTCATTAAATTAGGAGAAGTCATTGCCCTGAGCCATCATGAGAGGTGGGATGGCAGCGGCTATCCAAGAGGATTATCGGGAAAAAAGATCCCGCTGGCCGGACGCATCACAGCCATTGCCGATGTCTTTGACGCCCTGACTTCGAAACGTCCTTACAAGGAGATTTTCTCCGTAGAAAAATCCTATGAAATCATCCGGGAGGGCCGGGGAACCCATTTTGATCCTCAGGTTGTGGAGGCCTTCTTTCTTGCCCAGAAAGAGATCCTGGACATCAAGGAAAAATTCAAGGATGAAAAAGAGAGTTTTCTGGTACAAACAGCCGGGGAAATAAGATGATTTTTGGGATTGGGATATTTTGATGAATGATAAAACGCAAGGGATTATGGCCGTTTCTGGAAGTTCAGCGGCCATCTTCTGGCCGGGGGCCTTTATCTTCGGTTTTCCAGGGGTCATGGGGCCCCTGTGGCAAAATATGTTTCAGGTAGGGAAGGGTCCCATCGGCAATACCCTCTTTTTTGTCCTGGCCGCGGTCGGTTTTTTTATGTTTTTTGTCGGTCACTGGCAGGAAAGGTTCGGCACCCGCAAGATGATCAGCATCGGGGCCCTCCTCTGCGGTTTAAATGCCTTTTTGATCGCCTATGCCTCAACGCTGCCGATACTTTATCTCTGGGCTTTTTTGAACGGTACGGCCTCCTGTTTTATCTATATCCCGGCCCTGACAACGGTTCAGCGCTGGTTTCCGGAAAAGAAGGGCCTGGTTTCAGGAATCGTCAACCTGGCCTTTGGTGCCTCGGCAGCCATCATGGCCCCTGTGTTCGGGCATCTCCTTAATTCCATGGGTTATTTTACAATGAATATAATCCTGGCCGGGGCAGCCTTGTTGATGGGTGTTGGGGCTGCCTGGTTTACTGGGGTCCCGGAGATGCATTCAAACCTCCGTCCCAAGGGACAGGACATCCCAGTCCGGCCTATGGAATCAGAAAGGTCATTGACCGTTATTGAAAGTCTTCAGACCAAAAATTTTTGGTTTCTTTGGCTGACCTGGGCTTTTCAAGGGGCTGCCGGTATTGCCATGGTGGTTCTTTCTGTAAATTTCGGACTGTCCCATGGGCTGGCCGTCCCCTGGGCGGTTATGATCTTGAGTTCTTTTAATATCACCAACGGCCTGAGCCGGATAATCATGGGATTTCTTTCCGATAAATGGGGAAGGACGGGGATCATGAGCCTTACTTTTTTTGCGGCTGGTTGTGCATATTTAATTTTGCCGCACATGAATACCTTCCCGGCCCTGATCATTTTGTCAGCCATTATCGGCTTCGCCTTTGGAACCTTATTTGCCGTTTCTGCCCCCCTGGTTGCCGATTGTTTTGGGATGAAACACTTCGGGGCCATTTTAGGCCTGGTCTTTACTGCCTATGGTTTTCTCTCCGGCATACTCGGCCCTTCTTTGGGTGGCTATCTTCTGGATCTCCTGGATGATAACTACTTCATCGTTTTTAATTATCTGGGGATGTTTTGTCTCCTGTCCGGTTTTTTTATCCGCCGAGTCGTTCCCCCGGAAAGGGTTCGGAAAATTAAAGTCTAAGAACAGGGAGAGGTTTATGTTGGAATCCAAGAAAAAGATGGCCCAAAGTTTTTCTGATTTAAAAGTTGCCCTGGAAAAAGGAAAAGGCTTCCCGGAGGAGATTTTCCCGGTTTTTGAAAAAAGCTGCCAGGAATTTGCCCGGGAGACCGGAAAATTGCCGGCTGAAATTTTACAGCAATTCCTTGACTTGGTTCAGCGAATAGGAGAAAAGATAAAACAAGGGAATAATCGGGCGGTTTTTGAACAGATGGAAGAGATGAAAAGGATGAAAAAGTCCTGTCATGACCAATATAAAAAATAGCCAATGAAAAAATATTTTATCCTGATTTTTCTTTTCATGGTTTCGGCCGGCGGGTTCACTGCCCCGGAACTGCCGGCCATGGGTTCCAACAAAGGGGGAACCCCGAAAAAAGCGGAGGCGGTCAAGACCTCTTCTCCTGTTGCAGAGACCATTCAGATCACGATCCCCCCCGGGACCCAGGTTAAGGTCCAGTTGAATCAATCCATCCGAACCTCAACCCATCGGGCCAATCAGTCTTTTTTCGCCACCCTCAAAGAACCCCTGTTAATCGGGACCCAGGTAGTGGTTCCTGCCGGGGTTCCCCTGATCGGGATTATTTCCCGTTCCGTTGAATCCGGACATTTCAGCGGCACAGCCTTGCTGGAACTCAAGCTGGTGCGGATGATCCTGTCCAATGAAACGGTCAATCCCATAACCACCGAACCATTCCAAAAAGAAGGCCGGGCCCACCTGTTGCGTAATATCGGTCTGATCGGAGTGGGGGCCATAGTGGGGGCCGGAGTGGGCACCCTTCTGGGACAAACCCCAGGGGCCCTGACGGGAATCGCCCTCGGCGGCGGGACCGGGGCGGTTTTGGCCTATGTTACCGGAAAGGAAGATTTGTTTCTTAAGGCCGGCATAGAGCTGATCTTTAAATTGTCCGGCCCGATGACCATCACCATTCCGTCCTCACCTGCCATGCCATTGAAGTAATTGAATAAAGATGAAATATCTTGACATCGGGGCCCTGTCAATTTATTAAAATACCGGTGGATGAAACGATCTTTAAAGCCGAAGAATTTTTGGCCCTGGCCTTGAGAGAGGCCGAGCAGGCTTATCTCGAAGAGGAAGTCCCTGTCGGGGCGGTTTTGGTTTCTTCTGCCGGAGAGATAATCGCCTCCGATCATAACCGGACCCGGCAAAACAACGATCCTACGGCCCATGCCGAAATATTGGTTCTGAGGGAGGCGGCCCGGATTTTGAATAATTACCGGTTGCCGGGATCGACCTTGTTCGTCACCATCGAACCCTGCCTGATGTGCGCTGGGGCGGTGATTCAGGCCCGGGTGGGCAAAGTGGTTTACGGGGCGGCCGATCCCAAGGCCGGTGCCCTGGGGTCTTTATACGATGTTTCGCAAGACCGGCGGCTGAACCATTGCTTTGAGGTAATTCCGGGAGTGCTGGAATGGAAATGCCGGGATTTAATGCAAAAGTTTTTTAAGGACCGTCGAGGCAGTCAAGCATAAAAAAGGTTCAAGGCGCAGGGCTCAAGGTTTAAGCAAAAATCTGTAAATCCTGTCAATAAAATATTTTGAATTTCAAAAAGCCAAACAGATAAGGGTTTGTTAATTCCGAAATCCGAAATCGAAACTAACGGAGAGGTACCGAAGTGGCTGTAACGGGGCCGACTCGAAATCGGCTGTACGCCCAAAAGGTGTACCGTGGGTTCGAATCCCACCCTCTCCGCCAATAAATTATTTATTTTATTATATTAAAAAATTTAAAAACGGGTCGGATAAGGTTACAGGTAGGTTTAATAAGGAGTAATAAAAAAGGTCATCTCAAGATGACCAAATTGGTGATAAATGCTCCTAAGAGAGGAGTATAGGCTTAATAAAACTTTACCAACCCGATTTTTTTACTAACCCCAAGCTATTCCCACTTTTTGGTGGGACCAACCTTTGAATGATCGAGAAACATTGCCTTTTTCACTTCAAACAGACATCTCCTGTCAGGGGGTTATCCGGGTTAAATCTCGATTATCGACCATAAACGGATTGGTTTGCCAAGGACATCCACAGGATGGGCAGTGGGAGGACAGCGCCGGATAATGACTCATTTTTTCGGGCTTGCTTTTAGCCCTCTTTAATTTCCTGATAGATTCAACAACGGTTGAAGGGACCTCGCTGCTCTGCCCGCAGATCGGACACAGGGCAGACAGGGCCTTATCCCAATGCCCGGTCCCTTCTTGCAGATCATAATGCCATCTCCTGACGGGAGTTACCCGCACCGGCCAGGGGATTTCTCTTGGGTTCCCTTTCTCCGGCTCAATGATCTGGAACGCTTCTCCGTCCCCGGAATAAGAACAGGCCAGGATGGTATTCCCTTTCAGGCAAAAATCTCCTCTCATCACTTTATTCAATCTCATTGCCGAGAGACAAAGCCCGGTTTCCAGGTCCCATAGTCTTAGGGTTTGATCATCACTGGGCAGATGCCGATAAACGGCCATCGGCGGTCATGGAAACGGATTGGATTTCATCCGTGTGTCCCTCCAAATAAAGAAGTTTACGACCCGATACCAGATCCCAGACCCTCAAGACCTTTTCTTTTCCGCCCGATACGGCCAGGCGCCCATCGGCAGAAATTGCGACAGAGTTGACGAAGTGTTTATGTCCTTCCAGGGACCGCAAACACTTGCCGGTCTTCAGGTCCCAGACCCTAAGGGAAAAATCCCTAAACAAACCCCACGAACCTCCACCCGAGACGGCCCGCCGGCCATCCGGGGTAAGGGCCAGGGCCTGAACGCGGTCGGTATGTCCTTCCAGGGTATAAAGCAGGACCGCGTGGGGGTTGAAAGGCGGACGCCAGGCCGGGTGCCGCAGCAGCATGGGCCCCGGCTGGCCGGAGTGTATTATCTCCTCGGCCGCCTGGGTCACGGGCCCCTCAGCGGCCTGACCATAGGCCTGGGCCAAAACCAGGTTCGACACCGAGCCCACTTTTAGGAAATGATGGGTCTGGGATTTCGTGAATTGGGCGAAGGCCGTTAAGCGGTCCAAACGGGTAGGACGCCGGAGAAGGCGCTGCCGCTCCGCCTCCAGTTCCTCCTTTTCCAGCAGTTTCAGGGAAGGAATGATCTCCAGCTTATTAACCTTACCCCGGGCATAAAGCAGGAGATCCTGCGTATATTGGGCCAGCCGGGATTTTTGTTCACTTTTCTTTTTAGTAGTTTTCTGATTTTCCGGCAGGGCTTCCAGGGCGGCTTTAAAATCCTCATTCAGTTCATAGACCAGACCGGCGGCAATTTTTTCCTCCAAAAACAACAAATCGCAGAGGGCTCGCTCCAAGCCGTCCCAGTCTTTGGCCTGGATCGAATGATAAGGCAGGTCGAGGTCTTTTTCTACTCTGTCCTGGATAGGATCGGCCTGGTTATCAGTTTTTTCAGTCATGGAATCCTCCGAAGAGGCGGAGGATGTGGTTTAATCTCATGGTTGATCTTCCGTGCCATCCCGCCGCTCGGCGCCGGCACTCAATAAACTGCCAAGGGCTTCCGCGGTCACCAGGGCGATGTCGCGCTCCCTCTCCAGGAACGGCCGAACGTCCGCCCGTGCGCGTTCCCAGTCCAAGGCTTCGAGCCGGTTACGAAGTTCGTCCCGCCAGTTGCTTGCCGTCATGACGGGACCCTGCCAGCCGGTTTGCGCCAGGGCG from Deltaproteobacteria bacterium encodes the following:
- a CDS encoding two-component system response regulator, with translation MEPKPKILVVDDEERNLRLMEAMLIPLGYEVLKAQNGEEALNRVKENPPDVILLDIMMPRMDGYEVARRLKEKEETRLIPVVMVTALRDVEDRIKALDVGADDFLSKPVEKIELRARVQSLVKVKAYYDHMKNYQRDLEAEVARRTEQLQKAFLRIKIASLDTIYRLSRAAEFKDEETGAHIQRMSQYAATVARTLGLNEKTVESILYAAPMHDVGKIGIPDRILLKPGKLNDEEWKIMKQHTTMGAHILGGSQAGFIKLGEVIALSHHERWDGSGYPRGLSGKKIPLAGRITAIADVFDALTSKRPYKEIFSVEKSYEIIREGRGTHFDPQVVEAFFLAQKEILDIKEKFKDEKESFLVQTAGEIR
- a CDS encoding MFS transporter; this translates as MNDKTQGIMAVSGSSAAIFWPGAFIFGFPGVMGPLWQNMFQVGKGPIGNTLFFVLAAVGFFMFFVGHWQERFGTRKMISIGALLCGLNAFLIAYASTLPILYLWAFLNGTASCFIYIPALTTVQRWFPEKKGLVSGIVNLAFGASAAIMAPVFGHLLNSMGYFTMNIILAGAALLMGVGAAWFTGVPEMHSNLRPKGQDIPVRPMESERSLTVIESLQTKNFWFLWLTWAFQGAAGIAMVVLSVNFGLSHGLAVPWAVMILSSFNITNGLSRIIMGFLSDKWGRTGIMSLTFFAAGCAYLILPHMNTFPALIILSAIIGFAFGTLFAVSAPLVADCFGMKHFGAILGLVFTAYGFLSGILGPSLGGYLLDLLDDNYFIVFNYLGMFCLLSGFFIRRVVPPERVRKIKV
- a CDS encoding nucleoside deaminase, translating into MFKAEEFLALALREAEQAYLEEEVPVGAVLVSSAGEIIASDHNRTRQNNDPTAHAEILVLREAARILNNYRLPGSTLFVTIEPCLMCAGAVIQARVGKVVYGAADPKAGALGSLYDVSQDRRLNHCFEVIPGVLEWKCRDLMQKFFKDRRGSQA